Proteins encoded in a region of the Aptenodytes patagonicus chromosome Z, bAptPat1.pri.cur, whole genome shotgun sequence genome:
- the STARD4 gene encoding stAR-related lipid transfer protein 4 isoform X2, with the protein MDVLPDSAPLATKLRNTLVQYHSIADSEWRVAKKTDATVWRKPSEEFCGYLYKAQGVVEDVTNRIVDHIRPGPYRLDWDSLMTTMDIMETFEENCCVMRYTTAGQLWNIIAPREFVDFSYTTSYEDGLLTCGISLDYGEVRPNFVRGFNHPCGWFCVPLKDYPSHSLLTGYIQTELRGMLPQSAVDTAMSSTLANFYSDLKKALKT; encoded by the exons ATGGATGTCCTGCCAGATTCAGCACCCCTGGCTACGAAACTGCGGAACACCCTGGTTCAGTACCACAGCATCGCAGACAGCGAATGGCGGGTCGCGAAGAAAACC gaTGCAACTGTGTGGCGTAAACCATCAGAGGAATTCTGTGGATATCT CTACAAAGCTCAAGGAGTGGTGGAAGATGTTACTAACAGAATAGTGGATCATATTCGCCCTGGACCTTATAGGCTAGACTGGGACAGCTTGATGACTACAATGGACATCATGGAAACTTTTGAAGAG AACTGCTGTGTGATGCGCTACACCACTGCTGGCCAGCTCTGGAACATCATAGCACCAAGGGAGTTTGTGGATTTCTCTTACACTACAAGCTATGAAGATGGGCTTCTAACATGTG GTATAAGCCTAGACTATGGAGAGGTGAGACCTAACTTTGTCCGTGGATTCAATCACCCTTGCGGTTGGTTCTGCGTCCCTCTCAAGGACTATCCTAGCCACAGCCTTTTGACAGGCTATATTCAGACTGAACTGCGAGGGATGCTACCACAATCTGCAGTAGACACTGCCATGTCTAGTACCCTGGCCAATTTCTACTCTGACCTCAAAAAGGCACTGAAAACATAG
- the STARD4 gene encoding stAR-related lipid transfer protein 4 isoform X1: protein MDVLPDSAPLATKLRNTLVQYHSIADSEWRVAKKTKDATVWRKPSEEFCGYLYKAQGVVEDVTNRIVDHIRPGPYRLDWDSLMTTMDIMETFEENCCVMRYTTAGQLWNIIAPREFVDFSYTTSYEDGLLTCGISLDYGEVRPNFVRGFNHPCGWFCVPLKDYPSHSLLTGYIQTELRGMLPQSAVDTAMSSTLANFYSDLKKALKT from the exons ATGGATGTCCTGCCAGATTCAGCACCCCTGGCTACGAAACTGCGGAACACCCTGGTTCAGTACCACAGCATCGCAGACAGCGAATGGCGGGTCGCGAAGAAAACC aaggaTGCAACTGTGTGGCGTAAACCATCAGAGGAATTCTGTGGATATCT CTACAAAGCTCAAGGAGTGGTGGAAGATGTTACTAACAGAATAGTGGATCATATTCGCCCTGGACCTTATAGGCTAGACTGGGACAGCTTGATGACTACAATGGACATCATGGAAACTTTTGAAGAG AACTGCTGTGTGATGCGCTACACCACTGCTGGCCAGCTCTGGAACATCATAGCACCAAGGGAGTTTGTGGATTTCTCTTACACTACAAGCTATGAAGATGGGCTTCTAACATGTG GTATAAGCCTAGACTATGGAGAGGTGAGACCTAACTTTGTCCGTGGATTCAATCACCCTTGCGGTTGGTTCTGCGTCCCTCTCAAGGACTATCCTAGCCACAGCCTTTTGACAGGCTATATTCAGACTGAACTGCGAGGGATGCTACCACAATCTGCAGTAGACACTGCCATGTCTAGTACCCTGGCCAATTTCTACTCTGACCTCAAAAAGGCACTGAAAACATAG
- the STARD4 gene encoding stAR-related lipid transfer protein 4 isoform X3 produces MCEQTLKDATVWRKPSEEFCGYLYKAQGVVEDVTNRIVDHIRPGPYRLDWDSLMTTMDIMETFEENCCVMRYTTAGQLWNIIAPREFVDFSYTTSYEDGLLTCGISLDYGEVRPNFVRGFNHPCGWFCVPLKDYPSHSLLTGYIQTELRGMLPQSAVDTAMSSTLANFYSDLKKALKT; encoded by the exons ATGTGTGAGCAGACATTG aaggaTGCAACTGTGTGGCGTAAACCATCAGAGGAATTCTGTGGATATCT CTACAAAGCTCAAGGAGTGGTGGAAGATGTTACTAACAGAATAGTGGATCATATTCGCCCTGGACCTTATAGGCTAGACTGGGACAGCTTGATGACTACAATGGACATCATGGAAACTTTTGAAGAG AACTGCTGTGTGATGCGCTACACCACTGCTGGCCAGCTCTGGAACATCATAGCACCAAGGGAGTTTGTGGATTTCTCTTACACTACAAGCTATGAAGATGGGCTTCTAACATGTG GTATAAGCCTAGACTATGGAGAGGTGAGACCTAACTTTGTCCGTGGATTCAATCACCCTTGCGGTTGGTTCTGCGTCCCTCTCAAGGACTATCCTAGCCACAGCCTTTTGACAGGCTATATTCAGACTGAACTGCGAGGGATGCTACCACAATCTGCAGTAGACACTGCCATGTCTAGTACCCTGGCCAATTTCTACTCTGACCTCAAAAAGGCACTGAAAACATAG